A genomic segment from Brevundimonas sp. SORGH_AS_0993 encodes:
- a CDS encoding YebC/PmpR family DNA-binding transcriptional regulator, with translation MAGHSKFKNIMHRKGRADAQRSKLFSKLSRDITVAAKSGLPDPAANPRLRLAVNNAKAESLPKDVIQRAINKAAGGDVDTMEEVRYEGRGPGGVGIIVEALTDNRNRAASNIGTAFKKNGGALGEMNSVAFMWDKVGKITYAAEAGSEDAVMEAAIEAGAQDVESDLVKPDIYEDAPGHTIWTAFEDLNEVAEAMSKVLGDPKSTAIVWKPQSEVPVTGEAVGTLFKLLDALDAEDDVSAVYSNEDVSDEDAAKYAG, from the coding sequence ATGGCCGGCCACTCGAAATTCAAGAACATCATGCACCGCAAGGGGCGCGCCGACGCGCAGCGCTCCAAGCTGTTCTCCAAACTGTCGCGCGACATCACCGTCGCCGCCAAGTCGGGCCTGCCCGATCCGGCGGCGAACCCGCGCCTGCGCCTGGCGGTCAACAACGCCAAGGCCGAAAGCCTGCCCAAGGACGTGATCCAGCGCGCCATCAACAAGGCCGCCGGCGGCGACGTCGATACGATGGAAGAGGTCCGCTACGAGGGGCGGGGTCCGGGCGGCGTGGGCATCATCGTCGAGGCCCTGACCGACAACCGCAACCGCGCGGCCTCCAACATCGGCACGGCGTTCAAGAAGAACGGCGGCGCGCTGGGCGAGATGAATTCGGTCGCCTTCATGTGGGACAAGGTCGGCAAGATCACCTATGCCGCCGAAGCCGGTTCGGAAGACGCCGTGATGGAGGCCGCCATCGAGGCTGGCGCCCAGGACGTCGAGAGCGATCTGGTCAAGCCCGACATCTACGAGGACGCGCCGGGCCACACCATCTGGACCGCCTTCGAGGACCTGAACGAGGTGGCCGAGGCCATGTCCAAGGTTCTGGGCGACCCCAAGTCCACCGCCATCGTCTGGAAGCCCCAGTCGGAAGTGCCGGTGACGGGCGAGGCCGTGGGCACCCTGTTCAAACTGCTGGACGCCCTGGACGCCGAGGACGACGTGTCCGCCGTCTATTCCAACGAGGACGTGTCCGACGAGGATGCAGCCAAGTACGCGGGGTGA